In Arachis hypogaea cultivar Tifrunner chromosome 17, arahy.Tifrunner.gnm2.J5K5, whole genome shotgun sequence, a single window of DNA contains:
- the LOC112766006 gene encoding ribulose bisphosphate carboxylase/oxygenase activase, chloroplastic isoform X2 yields MAASVSTIGAVKGTPVSLNGSGAVASSVPSSSAFFGSSLKKVTSRIPSNSKVSSGSFKIVAAVDEDKDKQTDQDRWRGLAYDISDDQQDITRGKGMVDPLFQAPMDTGTHYAVMSSYEYLSTGLKTYMDNTKDGFYIAPAFMDKLVVHISKNFMTLPNIKVPLILGIWGGKGQGKSFQCELVFAKMGINPIMMSAGELESGNAGEPAKLIRQRYREAADIIKKGKMCCLFINDLDAGAGRMGGTTQYTVNNQMVNATLMNIADNPTNVQLPGMYNKEENPRVPIVVTGNDFSTLYAPLIRDGRMEKFYWAPTREDRIGVCTGIFRTDNVPPEDIVKLVDTFPGQSIDFFGALRARVYDDEVRKWVSGVGVDGVGKKLVNSKEGPPTFEQPKMTLAKLLEYGNMLVQEQENVKRVQLADKYLNEAALGDANQDAIKSGSFYG; encoded by the exons ATGGCTGCTTCAGTTTCAACCATAGGAGCTGTCAAAGGAACTCCA GTGAGTTTGAATGGTTCTGGAGCTGTGGCTTCATCAGTTCCCAGTTCATCAGCTTTCTTTGGAAGCAGCTTGAAGAAGGTTACATCAAGAATCCCCAGCAACAGCAAGGTTTCCTCTGGAAGCTTCAAGATTGTGGCGGCTGTCGATGAGGACAAGGACAAGCAGACAGATCAGGACAGATGGAGAGGGTTGGCCTATGATATTTCAGATGACCAGCAAGACATCACAAGAGGGAAGGGTATGGTTGATCCTCTCTTCCAAGCTCCAATGGATACTGGCACTCACTATGCAGTCATGAGCTCCTATGAATACCTCAGTACCGGGCTCAAAAC GTACATGGACAACACGAAGGACGGATTTTACATTGCTCCTGCTTTTATGGACAAGCTTGTTGTCCATATCAGCAAGAACTTCATGACTCTGCCCAATATCAAG GTTCCTCTCATTCTTGGTATCTGGGGAGGCAAAGGTCAGGGAAAATCTTTCCAATGTGAGCTTGTGTTTGCCAAGATGGGAATCAA CCCGATCATGATGAGTGCCGGAGAACTTGAAAGCGGAAACGCCGGAGAGCCAGCAAAGCTGATAAGGCAACGGTACCGCGAAGCAGCGGACATAATCAAGAAAGGAAAGATGTGCTGCCTCTTCATCAACGATCTAGACGCAGGAGCAGGTCGTATGGGTGGAACTACGCAGTACACGGTGAACAACCAGATGGTGAACGCCACCCTGATGAACATCGCCGATAACCCCACGAATGTTCAGCTCCCAGGGATGTACAACAAAGAAGAGAATCCTCGAGTTCCCATCGTGGTCACCGGTAACGATTTCTCCACCCTCTATGCTCCCTTGATTCGTGACGGCCGTATGGAGAAGTTCTACTGGGCGCCAACGAGAGAGGACAGGATTGGTGTCTGCACCGGAATCTTCCGTACCGACAATGTTCCTCCTGAGGACATTGTTAAACTTGTGGACACTTTCCCCGGCCAATCTATTG ATTTCTTTGGAGCACTGAGGGCTAGAGTGTACGATGACGAAGTGAGGAAGTGGGTATCTGGTGTTGGAGTTGATGGAGTTGGGAAGAAGCTAGTGAACTCAAAGGAAGGACCACCAACGTTCGAGCAACCAAAGATGACATTGGCAAAGTTGTTGGAGTACGGCAACATGCTTGTCCAAGAGCAAGAGAATGTCAAGAGAGTCCAATTGGCTGACAAGTATTTGAACGAGGCTGCTCTTGGCGATGCCAACCAAGATGCTATTAAGAGTGGCTCTTTCTACGGTTA G
- the LOC112766006 gene encoding ribulose bisphosphate carboxylase/oxygenase activase, chloroplastic isoform X1, which produces MAASVSTIGAVKGTPVSLNGSGAVASSVPSSSAFFGSSLKKVTSRIPSNSKVSSGSFKIVAAVDEDKDKQTDQDRWRGLAYDISDDQQDITRGKGMVDPLFQAPMDTGTHYAVMSSYEYLSTGLKTYMDNTKDGFYIAPAFMDKLVVHISKNFMTLPNIKVPLILGIWGGKGQGKSFQCELVFAKMGINPIMMSAGELESGNAGEPAKLIRQRYREAADIIKKGKMCCLFINDLDAGAGRMGGTTQYTVNNQMVNATLMNIADNPTNVQLPGMYNKEENPRVPIVVTGNDFSTLYAPLIRDGRMEKFYWAPTREDRIGVCTGIFRTDNVPPEDIVKLVDTFPGQSIDFFGALRARVYDDEVRKWVSGVGVDGVGKKLVNSKEGPPTFEQPKMTLAKLLEYGNMLVQEQENVKRVQLADKYLNEAALGDANQDAIKSGSFYGKAAQQIGVPVPEGCTDPNASNFDPTARSDDGTCLYTF; this is translated from the exons ATGGCTGCTTCAGTTTCAACCATAGGAGCTGTCAAAGGAACTCCA GTGAGTTTGAATGGTTCTGGAGCTGTGGCTTCATCAGTTCCCAGTTCATCAGCTTTCTTTGGAAGCAGCTTGAAGAAGGTTACATCAAGAATCCCCAGCAACAGCAAGGTTTCCTCTGGAAGCTTCAAGATTGTGGCGGCTGTCGATGAGGACAAGGACAAGCAGACAGATCAGGACAGATGGAGAGGGTTGGCCTATGATATTTCAGATGACCAGCAAGACATCACAAGAGGGAAGGGTATGGTTGATCCTCTCTTCCAAGCTCCAATGGATACTGGCACTCACTATGCAGTCATGAGCTCCTATGAATACCTCAGTACCGGGCTCAAAAC GTACATGGACAACACGAAGGACGGATTTTACATTGCTCCTGCTTTTATGGACAAGCTTGTTGTCCATATCAGCAAGAACTTCATGACTCTGCCCAATATCAAG GTTCCTCTCATTCTTGGTATCTGGGGAGGCAAAGGTCAGGGAAAATCTTTCCAATGTGAGCTTGTGTTTGCCAAGATGGGAATCAA CCCGATCATGATGAGTGCCGGAGAACTTGAAAGCGGAAACGCCGGAGAGCCAGCAAAGCTGATAAGGCAACGGTACCGCGAAGCAGCGGACATAATCAAGAAAGGAAAGATGTGCTGCCTCTTCATCAACGATCTAGACGCAGGAGCAGGTCGTATGGGTGGAACTACGCAGTACACGGTGAACAACCAGATGGTGAACGCCACCCTGATGAACATCGCCGATAACCCCACGAATGTTCAGCTCCCAGGGATGTACAACAAAGAAGAGAATCCTCGAGTTCCCATCGTGGTCACCGGTAACGATTTCTCCACCCTCTATGCTCCCTTGATTCGTGACGGCCGTATGGAGAAGTTCTACTGGGCGCCAACGAGAGAGGACAGGATTGGTGTCTGCACCGGAATCTTCCGTACCGACAATGTTCCTCCTGAGGACATTGTTAAACTTGTGGACACTTTCCCCGGCCAATCTATTG ATTTCTTTGGAGCACTGAGGGCTAGAGTGTACGATGACGAAGTGAGGAAGTGGGTATCTGGTGTTGGAGTTGATGGAGTTGGGAAGAAGCTAGTGAACTCAAAGGAAGGACCACCAACGTTCGAGCAACCAAAGATGACATTGGCAAAGTTGTTGGAGTACGGCAACATGCTTGTCCAAGAGCAAGAGAATGTCAAGAGAGTCCAATTGGCTGACAAGTATTTGAACGAGGCTGCTCTTGGCGATGCCAACCAAGATGCTATTAAGAGTGGCTCTTTCTACG GGAAAGCAGCGCAACAAATTGGTGTTCCTGTCCCCGAAGGATGCACTGATCCAAATGCTTCAAACTTCGACCCAACCGCTAGAAGTGATGATGGAACCTGCCTATACACATTCTAA
- the LOC112766006 gene encoding ribulose bisphosphate carboxylase/oxygenase activase 1, chloroplastic isoform X3 has protein sequence MVDPLFQAPMDTGTHYAVMSSYEYLSTGLKTYMDNTKDGFYIAPAFMDKLVVHISKNFMTLPNIKVPLILGIWGGKGQGKSFQCELVFAKMGINPIMMSAGELESGNAGEPAKLIRQRYREAADIIKKGKMCCLFINDLDAGAGRMGGTTQYTVNNQMVNATLMNIADNPTNVQLPGMYNKEENPRVPIVVTGNDFSTLYAPLIRDGRMEKFYWAPTREDRIGVCTGIFRTDNVPPEDIVKLVDTFPGQSIDFFGALRARVYDDEVRKWVSGVGVDGVGKKLVNSKEGPPTFEQPKMTLAKLLEYGNMLVQEQENVKRVQLADKYLNEAALGDANQDAIKSGSFYGKAAQQIGVPVPEGCTDPNASNFDPTARSDDGTCLYTF, from the exons ATGGTTGATCCTCTCTTCCAAGCTCCAATGGATACTGGCACTCACTATGCAGTCATGAGCTCCTATGAATACCTCAGTACCGGGCTCAAAAC GTACATGGACAACACGAAGGACGGATTTTACATTGCTCCTGCTTTTATGGACAAGCTTGTTGTCCATATCAGCAAGAACTTCATGACTCTGCCCAATATCAAG GTTCCTCTCATTCTTGGTATCTGGGGAGGCAAAGGTCAGGGAAAATCTTTCCAATGTGAGCTTGTGTTTGCCAAGATGGGAATCAA CCCGATCATGATGAGTGCCGGAGAACTTGAAAGCGGAAACGCCGGAGAGCCAGCAAAGCTGATAAGGCAACGGTACCGCGAAGCAGCGGACATAATCAAGAAAGGAAAGATGTGCTGCCTCTTCATCAACGATCTAGACGCAGGAGCAGGTCGTATGGGTGGAACTACGCAGTACACGGTGAACAACCAGATGGTGAACGCCACCCTGATGAACATCGCCGATAACCCCACGAATGTTCAGCTCCCAGGGATGTACAACAAAGAAGAGAATCCTCGAGTTCCCATCGTGGTCACCGGTAACGATTTCTCCACCCTCTATGCTCCCTTGATTCGTGACGGCCGTATGGAGAAGTTCTACTGGGCGCCAACGAGAGAGGACAGGATTGGTGTCTGCACCGGAATCTTCCGTACCGACAATGTTCCTCCTGAGGACATTGTTAAACTTGTGGACACTTTCCCCGGCCAATCTATTG ATTTCTTTGGAGCACTGAGGGCTAGAGTGTACGATGACGAAGTGAGGAAGTGGGTATCTGGTGTTGGAGTTGATGGAGTTGGGAAGAAGCTAGTGAACTCAAAGGAAGGACCACCAACGTTCGAGCAACCAAAGATGACATTGGCAAAGTTGTTGGAGTACGGCAACATGCTTGTCCAAGAGCAAGAGAATGTCAAGAGAGTCCAATTGGCTGACAAGTATTTGAACGAGGCTGCTCTTGGCGATGCCAACCAAGATGCTATTAAGAGTGGCTCTTTCTACG GGAAAGCAGCGCAACAAATTGGTGTTCCTGTCCCCGAAGGATGCACTGATCCAAATGCTTCAAACTTCGACCCAACCGCTAGAAGTGATGATGGAACCTGCCTATACACATTCTAA